DNA from Arthrobacter sp. FW305-BF8:
CGCCCTTCGCGGCGGAGGAGCCGCCGGAGAGGCTCAGGAGCTGGACGGCGGAGTAGGTGGGGCCGATGCAGGGTGCCCAGCCGAGGCCGAACGTGATTCCCAGCAGCGGAGCGCCCCAGAGGCCCGCAGGCGGTTTCGCGTGGATCTTGGCGTCGCGCTGGAACCAGGAGAAGCCGCCCATGAACACCACGCCCATGAGAATCACCAGGACCCCGAGGATCTGGGTGACCCAGGCGTTCTGCCCGCCCGAGATCAGCGAGCCCAACTGTCCGAACGCGCCGCCGAGCAGCACGAAAATCACCGAGAAGCCGAGAACGAACAGGCCGATGCCAGCGAGCATGCGGCCACGCTTCTGCTTCTGCAGGTCCACGCCCGTGAGCCCCGTGACGTAGCCCAGGTATCCGGGCACCAGCGGGAGCACGCACGGCGAGAGGAAGGACACGAGTCCGGCCAGCAACGCCACGGGGATGGCGAGCAGCAGCGAACCGTTCAGGATGGCTTCGGCGAAGGGGCTGTTCACGGGAGGTTACTCTGCCACGGCGGACTGGATGAGAGCTTTGAGTGTGCCCTTCTCGATCTCCCCCAGAACGCGCGACGCCACCCGGCCCTGCTTATCCACCACGAGCGTTGTGGGAACGGCGCCCGGGGGCACCAGGCCGGACACGGCCAGCAGCACGCTGCCGTCCTTGTCGTCGAAGCTCGGGTAGGTGAGGCCGAAGGTCTTGTCGAAGGCGTCGGCTGTGGCCTTCTCATCGCGCAGGTTCACGCCGAAGAACTGGACGCCCTTGGTCTTGAACTCCTGGTGGAGGGCCTCCAGGGATGGCGCTTCCACCCGGCAGGGCGCGCAACCGGCGAACCAGAAGTTCAGCACGGTGACCTTGCCCAGGAAATCCTCGGGGGCAACGGCGGTGCCGTTGAACAGGGTTCCCTGGATCTGGATGCCGGACTTGCGCTCGGCTGCGGCGAACTCAGTCACCGAACCGTCGCCTGCCACGTAGTTCTTGTTGTCCCCGGCCTTGGCCTGCTTGGCCAGGGCGTCCTCCTGGGCGCAGGCGGACAGGCCCAGCGTGATCGCGGTGAGGGCCAGGCCGCCGGCGGCAAGGACGCTGCGGCGGGAACTTTTGGGTGTTTCAGTCATAACTTAGGCTCCGGGGGTGCTCGAGGCACCGGGAAGAAGGGCGGCGGCGGGTTCGCTGTACTCCACGCGCAGCAGGGCGCCGTCGTCGCCGAAAACCAGGGAGGTGAGGGAGGTCAGCGTGCATTCGCGTTTCCGCGGATCGTGCCACAGCGGCTTGCCCTCGGCGCTGAGCCGCGTGGCCCAGATTGGAAGCTGGTGGCAGACCAGGATGGCCTCGGCACCGTCGCCGCCCAGTTCGACCGCCTTCGCGCGCGCTTCCTGGACGGCCTCCGTCACGCGGGCTGCCTGCTGTTTGTAGGGCTCGCCCCACGAGGGCCGGAAAGGGTTGATCAGGTGCGGCCAGTGCTTGGGTTTGCGCAGCTCGGCCTTGGTGACTTTGAGCCCTTCGAAGTAGTTTTCCGCCTCGATGATGCGAGCGTCGGTGTGGATGTCCAGCCCGAGAGCTTCCGAGGTGGGCTGGGCAGTTTCCTGGGCGCGGGTGAGCGGCGACGCCACCAGGTACACGATGCTG
Protein-coding regions in this window:
- a CDS encoding cytochrome c biogenesis CcdA family protein codes for the protein MNSPFAEAILNGSLLLAIPVALLAGLVSFLSPCVLPLVPGYLGYVTGLTGVDLQKQKRGRMLAGIGLFVLGFSVIFVLLGGAFGQLGSLISGGQNAWVTQILGVLVILMGVVFMGGFSWFQRDAKIHAKPPAGLWGAPLLGITFGLGWAPCIGPTYSAVQLLSLSGGSSAAKGAFLAFVYSLGLGIPFLLIALAVRRGAGVMSFFRKHRLAIQRTGGGVLIVLGILMATGLWGAWVTELQYWFQTDVKLPI
- a CDS encoding TlpA family protein disulfide reductase; the protein is MTETPKSSRRSVLAAGGLALTAITLGLSACAQEDALAKQAKAGDNKNYVAGDGSVTEFAAAERKSGIQIQGTLFNGTAVAPEDFLGKVTVLNFWFAGCAPCRVEAPSLEALHQEFKTKGVQFFGVNLRDEKATADAFDKTFGLTYPSFDDKDGSVLLAVSGLVPPGAVPTTLVVDKQGRVASRVLGEIEKGTLKALIQSAVAE
- a CDS encoding histidine phosphatase family protein — protein: MPQATVHLLRHGEVHNPTGVLYGRLPEFHLSELGRQMAQTLAEHFRERVSQGASIVYLVASPLTRAQETAQPTSEALGLDIHTDARIIEAENYFEGLKVTKAELRKPKHWPHLINPFRPSWGEPYKQQAARVTEAVQEARAKAVELGGDGAEAILVCHQLPIWATRLSAEGKPLWHDPRKRECTLTSLTSLVFGDDGALLRVEYSEPAAALLPGASSTPGA